One stretch of Paraburkholderia fungorum DNA includes these proteins:
- a CDS encoding L-threonylcarbamoyladenylate synthase, producing MPDQQKPAEGAASALPVSAAQIEHAAALLDAGGLVAFPTETVYGLGGDAESPDAVARIYAAKGRPANHPVIVHLAPQGDPNYWVEHLPAEAQRLIDAFWPGPLTLILKRAARIPAAVSGGQDSVGLRCPSHPVAQALLEAFSALRCGHGGVAAPSANCFGHVSPTTAQHVRDEFGSSIHVLDGGASDVGIESTILDLSRGFPALLRPGRVTPQDIADVLGEAPRLPDGSDATAPRASGTLKAHYAPRTPLALLPFGALEPLLIARDAGERVALVARASRAGHWADAEGVHFIAAPEDPHVYARELYGLLRALDRANVTQILIEKLPDTIEWIAVNDRLGRAAAAFEAQS from the coding sequence ATGCCGGATCAACAGAAACCCGCTGAAGGCGCCGCGAGCGCATTGCCTGTGAGCGCCGCGCAGATCGAGCACGCGGCTGCGTTGCTCGACGCGGGTGGTCTGGTCGCATTCCCGACCGAGACCGTGTACGGACTCGGCGGCGACGCCGAGAGTCCGGATGCCGTCGCGCGCATTTACGCGGCGAAGGGCAGGCCGGCGAATCATCCCGTCATCGTGCATCTGGCGCCGCAGGGTGATCCGAATTACTGGGTCGAGCATTTACCCGCTGAAGCGCAGCGTCTGATCGACGCGTTCTGGCCCGGCCCGCTTACGTTGATTCTGAAGCGAGCCGCGCGGATTCCGGCAGCGGTCAGTGGCGGGCAGGATTCCGTGGGGCTGCGTTGCCCGTCGCATCCGGTGGCGCAAGCGCTGCTGGAAGCGTTCAGCGCTTTGCGCTGCGGACATGGCGGCGTGGCCGCGCCATCGGCGAATTGCTTTGGGCATGTGAGCCCGACCACGGCGCAGCATGTGCGCGACGAGTTCGGCAGTTCGATTCACGTGCTCGACGGCGGCGCGTCCGATGTCGGCATCGAATCGACCATTCTCGATTTGTCGCGCGGTTTTCCCGCGCTGTTGAGACCGGGCCGCGTGACGCCGCAAGATATCGCCGACGTCCTCGGCGAAGCGCCGCGTCTACCCGACGGTTCGGATGCTACCGCGCCGCGTGCTTCTGGCACGTTGAAAGCGCATTACGCGCCGCGCACGCCGTTGGCGCTGTTGCCGTTTGGTGCGCTGGAGCCGTTGCTGATCGCGCGTGATGCGGGCGAGCGAGTGGCGCTGGTGGCGCGCGCATCGCGTGCCGGTCATTGGGCCGATGCCGAAGGTGTGCATTTCATCGCCGCGCCCGAAGATCCGCACGTCTACGCGCGTGAGTTGTATGGCTTGCTGCGCGCGTTGGATCGAGCGAACGTCACGCAGATTCTGATCGAGAAGTTGCCGGATACGATCGAATGGATCGCGGTGAACGATCGTTTGGGACGTGCAGCAGCGGCTTTCGAGGCGCAGAGCTGA
- a CDS encoding 5-(carboxyamino)imidazole ribonucleotide synthase: MNPDNTPVSPILPGAWLGMVGGGQLGRMFCFAAQSMGYRVAVLDPDENSPAGAVADRHLRAAYDDEASLTELARLCAAVSTEFENVPAASLDFLAKTTFVSPAGRCVAVAQDRIAEKRFIASSGVTVAPHVVIESSDALAALDDAALEAVLPGILKTARMGYDGKGQIRVRNAEEVREAHASLAGVACVLEKRLPLKFEVSALIARASSGASVVYPLAQNTHRDGVLSHTIVPAPDASPTLVEQAQQAALQIAEKLGYVGVLCVEFFILEDGSLVANEMAPRPHNSGHYTVDACATSQFEQQVRAMTGMPLGDTRQHSPAVMLNILGDVWFPDGPKGAAVTPPWHEVAAMPAARLHLYGKEEARCGRKMGHINFTAASLEEARTAGRDCARLLHIITS, translated from the coding sequence ATGAACCCAGACAACACACCGGTTTCACCGATTCTGCCAGGCGCATGGCTTGGCATGGTCGGTGGCGGCCAGCTCGGCCGCATGTTCTGTTTTGCCGCCCAGTCCATGGGCTATCGCGTCGCCGTACTCGACCCGGACGAAAACAGTCCGGCGGGCGCCGTCGCCGATCGCCATCTGCGCGCGGCTTACGACGACGAAGCGTCGTTGACCGAACTCGCGCGGCTGTGCGCGGCGGTGTCGACCGAATTCGAGAACGTACCGGCCGCGAGCCTCGACTTTCTCGCGAAGACCACGTTCGTGAGCCCGGCGGGCCGCTGCGTGGCCGTCGCCCAGGACCGGATTGCCGAGAAGCGATTTATCGCGTCGTCGGGCGTGACGGTGGCGCCGCACGTAGTGATCGAGTCGTCGGACGCGCTCGCCGCGCTCGACGACGCCGCACTCGAAGCCGTGCTGCCGGGCATCCTCAAAACGGCCCGCATGGGCTACGACGGCAAAGGCCAGATTCGCGTACGCAATGCCGAAGAAGTGCGCGAGGCGCATGCGTCGCTCGCCGGTGTTGCCTGCGTGCTGGAAAAACGCCTGCCGCTGAAGTTCGAAGTGTCCGCGTTGATCGCGCGCGCTTCGAGCGGCGCGTCGGTGGTCTATCCGCTAGCGCAGAACACTCACCGCGACGGTGTGCTGTCGCACACCATCGTCCCCGCGCCGGACGCAAGCCCGACGCTGGTCGAGCAGGCCCAGCAAGCCGCGCTGCAAATCGCCGAGAAGCTTGGCTACGTGGGCGTGCTGTGCGTGGAGTTTTTCATCCTCGAAGACGGTTCGCTGGTCGCCAACGAAATGGCGCCGCGTCCGCACAATTCCGGCCATTACACCGTCGACGCCTGCGCGACCAGCCAGTTCGAACAGCAGGTTCGCGCGATGACCGGCATGCCGCTCGGCGACACGCGTCAGCACTCGCCGGCCGTCATGCTGAACATTCTCGGCGACGTGTGGTTCCCGGACGGCCCGAAGGGCGCTGCGGTCACGCCGCCATGGCACGAAGTCGCGGCGATGCCGGCGGCGCGTCTGCATCTGTACGGCAAGGAAGAAGCACGCTGTGGCCGCAAGATGGGTCATATCAACTTCACGGCGGCGTCGCTCGAAGAAGCCCGCACGGCTGGGCGCGATTGCGCGCGGCTTCTGCACATCATCACGAGCTGA
- the purE gene encoding 5-(carboxyamino)imidazole ribonucleotide mutase encodes MSEAQTAHTHGAPVVGVLMGSSSDWEVMKNAVAILQEFGVPYEAKVVSAHRMPDEMFAYAESARERGIRAIIAGAGGAAHLPGMLAAKTTVPVLGVPVASKYLKGVDSLHSIVQMPKGVPVATFAIGEAGAANAALFAVSLLAGTSDEYAEKLAAFRVRQNEAAHAMVLPAL; translated from the coding sequence ATGAGTGAAGCTCAAACTGCCCATACGCATGGCGCGCCGGTCGTCGGCGTGCTGATGGGCTCCAGTTCCGACTGGGAAGTCATGAAGAACGCCGTGGCGATTTTGCAGGAATTCGGCGTGCCGTACGAAGCGAAGGTTGTGTCGGCGCACCGTATGCCCGACGAAATGTTCGCCTATGCTGAAAGTGCGCGTGAGCGCGGCATCCGCGCGATCATCGCGGGCGCGGGCGGCGCGGCGCATCTGCCGGGCATGCTGGCCGCGAAGACCACGGTGCCGGTGCTCGGCGTGCCGGTCGCGAGCAAGTATCTGAAGGGCGTCGATTCGTTGCACTCCATCGTGCAGATGCCGAAGGGCGTGCCGGTTGCGACGTTTGCGATCGGCGAAGCGGGTGCGGCGAATGCTGCGCTGTTCGCGGTGTCGCTGCTCGCCGGCACGAGCGACGAATACGCGGAGAAACTGGCTGCGTTCCGCGTGCGCCAGAACGAAGCGGCTCACGCAATGGTATTGCCGGCGCTGTAA
- a CDS encoding phosphoribosylaminoimidazolesuccinocarboxamide synthase — translation MSTLYESTLHSLPLLGRGKVRDNYAVGNDQLLIVTTDRLSAFDVIMGEPIPNKGRVLNEMANFWFDKLAHVVPNHLTGVAPESVVAADEVEQVKGRAVVVKRLEPILVEAVVRGYLAGSGWKDYQATGSVCGVELPPGLQNAQKLPEPIFTPAAKAEMGHHDENITYDDMERRIGTELSATIRDISIRLYKEAADYAATRGIIIADTKFEFGLDNHGKLYLMDEALTADSSRFWPADQYQVGTNPPSFDKQFVRDWLETQAWAKEPPAPKLPDDVVTKTGEKYQEALERLTGQKLA, via the coding sequence ATGTCTACCCTCTACGAATCTACGCTCCACTCGCTGCCGCTGCTCGGCCGCGGTAAAGTCCGCGACAACTATGCGGTGGGCAACGACCAGTTGCTGATCGTCACGACCGACCGTCTGTCGGCGTTCGACGTCATCATGGGCGAGCCGATTCCGAATAAGGGTCGCGTGCTCAACGAAATGGCGAACTTCTGGTTCGACAAACTCGCGCACGTGGTGCCGAACCATCTGACGGGCGTCGCGCCCGAATCCGTGGTCGCGGCCGACGAAGTCGAGCAGGTGAAGGGCCGGGCGGTAGTCGTCAAGCGCCTCGAGCCGATTCTGGTCGAAGCGGTGGTGCGCGGCTACCTGGCCGGCAGCGGCTGGAAAGACTACCAGGCAACCGGTTCGGTGTGCGGCGTCGAACTGCCGCCGGGCCTGCAAAACGCACAGAAGCTGCCTGAGCCGATCTTCACGCCGGCAGCCAAGGCCGAAATGGGCCATCACGACGAAAACATCACGTACGACGACATGGAGCGCCGCATCGGCACCGAACTGTCGGCCACGATCCGCGACATCTCGATCAGGCTGTACAAGGAAGCGGCGGATTACGCGGCGACCCGCGGCATCATCATCGCGGACACGAAGTTCGAATTCGGTCTGGACAACCACGGCAAGCTGTACCTGATGGACGAAGCGTTGACCGCCGACTCGTCGCGCTTCTGGCCGGCTGACCAGTATCAGGTCGGCACCAACCCGCCGTCGTTCGACAAGCAGTTCGTGCGCGACTGGCTCGAAACGCAGGCGTGGGCGAAAGAACCGCCGGCGCCGAAGCTGCCGGACGACGTGGTCACGAAGACGGGCGAAAAGTATCAGGAAGCGCTCGAACGTCTGACCGGTCAGAAGCTCGCCTGA
- the fba gene encoding class II fructose-bisphosphate aldolase (catalyzes the reversible aldol condensation of dihydroxyacetonephosphate and glyceraldehyde 3-phosphate in the Calvin cycle, glycolysis, and/or gluconeogenesis), giving the protein MPLVSMRQLLDHAAENGYGLPAFNVNNLEQVQAIMAAADKVNAPVIMQASAGARKYAGEAFLRHLIEAAVESYPHIPVVMHQDHGQSPAVCMAAIRSGFTSVMMDGSLEADGKSVASYEYNVDVSRKVVEAAHSIGITVEAELGVLGSLETMQGDKEDGHGAEGKMTREQLLTDPEQAADFVKLTQCDALAIAIGTSHGAYKFSKKPTGDILSIQRIKEIHQRIPNTHLVMHGSSSVPQELLAEIREFGGDMKETYGVPVEEIQEGIRNGVRKVNIDTDLRLAITGAIRRYMATNPGKFDPRDYLKPAREAAMKVCIDRYMQFGCEGQAGKIKPLSLDKIAEKYKSGELAQVVR; this is encoded by the coding sequence ATGCCTCTCGTATCAATGCGTCAACTGCTGGACCATGCCGCCGAAAACGGTTATGGCCTTCCGGCATTCAACGTGAACAATCTGGAGCAGGTGCAGGCCATCATGGCAGCGGCCGACAAGGTCAATGCCCCGGTCATCATGCAGGCGTCCGCGGGCGCACGTAAGTACGCTGGCGAAGCGTTCCTGCGTCATCTGATCGAAGCAGCGGTCGAGTCGTATCCGCATATTCCGGTCGTGATGCACCAGGACCACGGGCAGTCGCCGGCGGTCTGTATGGCGGCGATTCGCAGCGGTTTCACCAGCGTGATGATGGACGGTTCGCTCGAGGCCGACGGCAAGTCGGTGGCATCGTACGAGTACAACGTGGACGTGTCGCGCAAGGTCGTTGAAGCGGCGCACTCCATCGGCATCACGGTCGAGGCTGAACTGGGCGTGCTCGGTTCGCTCGAAACCATGCAGGGCGACAAGGAAGACGGCCACGGCGCGGAAGGCAAGATGACCCGCGAGCAATTGCTGACCGACCCGGAGCAGGCAGCCGACTTCGTCAAGCTGACGCAGTGCGACGCGCTGGCCATCGCGATCGGCACCTCGCACGGCGCGTACAAGTTCAGCAAGAAGCCCACGGGCGACATTCTGTCGATTCAGCGCATCAAGGAAATTCACCAGCGCATTCCGAACACGCACCTGGTGATGCACGGTTCGTCGTCGGTGCCGCAGGAACTGCTGGCTGAAATCCGCGAATTCGGCGGCGATATGAAGGAAACCTACGGCGTGCCGGTCGAAGAAATTCAGGAAGGCATCCGTAACGGCGTGCGCAAGGTCAACATCGACACCGACCTGCGTCTGGCGATTACCGGCGCGATCCGCCGCTACATGGCGACCAACCCGGGCAAGTTCGATCCGCGCGATTATCTGAAGCCGGCGCGCGAAGCGGCGATGAAGGTTTGTATCGACCGTTACATGCAATTCGGCTGCGAAGGCCAGGCTGGCAAGATCAAGCCGCTCTCGCTTGATAAAATCGCGGAGAAGTACAAGTCGGGCGAGCTGGCGCAGGTCGTCCGTTAA
- the pyk gene encoding pyruvate kinase: MHRATKIVATIGPASSTPEVLLQMIQAGADVVRLNFSHGTADDHRQRAEFVREAARQAGREVAIMADLQGPKIRVGKFENGKIMLVAGEPFILDAECELGNEQRVGLDYKDLPRDLKAGDVLLLNDGLIVLNVARVIGSEIHTIVKIGGELSNNKGINRQGGGLTAPALTAKDMEDIRTAMSLGVDYVAVSFPKNATDMEMARQLANIAGAPYGIKPKMIAKIERAEAIPALQGILDASDGIMVARGDLAVEVGNAAVPALQKRMIRMARESNKFVITATQMMESMIYAPVPTRAEVSDVANAVLDGTDAVMLSAESAAGKYPVQTIETMAAICVEAEKSEQSELDKDFLDRTFTRIDQSIAMGALFTAFHLGAKAIVALTESGSTALWMSRHWTHVPIFALTPRIGSERAMALYRNVTSLHLDTNTDRDTALQQALETVVKKGYASHGDMVVLTVGEPMGQAGGTNTLKIVRVGEPY, translated from the coding sequence ATGCATCGCGCTACCAAGATTGTCGCTACCATCGGACCGGCTTCCAGCACGCCGGAAGTCCTGCTGCAAATGATTCAGGCAGGAGCGGACGTGGTGCGGCTCAATTTCTCGCACGGCACCGCCGACGACCACCGCCAACGCGCCGAATTCGTGCGCGAGGCGGCCCGTCAGGCCGGCCGCGAAGTCGCCATCATGGCGGACCTGCAGGGCCCGAAAATCCGGGTCGGCAAATTTGAAAACGGCAAGATCATGCTCGTTGCCGGCGAGCCGTTCATCCTCGACGCCGAATGCGAACTCGGCAACGAACAACGCGTCGGTCTCGATTACAAGGACCTGCCGCGCGATCTGAAAGCAGGCGACGTGCTGTTGCTCAACGACGGCCTGATCGTCCTGAACGTCGCACGCGTAATTGGCAGCGAGATTCACACGATCGTGAAGATCGGTGGCGAGCTGTCGAACAACAAGGGCATCAACCGTCAGGGTGGCGGTTTGACGGCCCCCGCGCTGACCGCGAAAGACATGGAAGACATCCGCACGGCGATGTCGCTCGGTGTCGATTACGTGGCCGTGTCGTTCCCGAAGAACGCGACCGACATGGAAATGGCCCGGCAACTGGCGAACATCGCCGGTGCGCCGTACGGCATCAAGCCGAAGATGATCGCGAAGATCGAGCGCGCCGAAGCGATTCCGGCGCTGCAAGGCATTCTCGACGCGTCGGACGGCATCATGGTCGCGCGCGGCGATCTGGCGGTGGAAGTGGGCAATGCCGCAGTGCCGGCGCTGCAAAAGCGGATGATCCGCATGGCGCGCGAGTCGAACAAGTTCGTGATCACCGCGACCCAGATGATGGAGTCGATGATCTACGCGCCGGTGCCGACCCGCGCCGAAGTGTCGGACGTCGCGAACGCGGTGCTCGACGGCACGGACGCGGTGATGCTGTCGGCGGAATCGGCGGCGGGCAAATACCCGGTGCAGACCATCGAGACGATGGCGGCGATCTGCGTCGAAGCCGAGAAGTCGGAACAGTCGGAACTGGACAAGGATTTCCTCGACCGCACGTTCACCCGCATCGACCAGTCGATCGCGATGGGCGCGCTGTTCACGGCGTTCCACCTTGGCGCGAAGGCGATTGTCGCGTTGACCGAATCCGGCTCGACCGCGTTGTGGATGTCGCGTCACTGGACCCACGTGCCGATCTTCGCGCTCACGCCGCGAATCGGCAGTGAGCGTGCCATGGCGCTGTACCGCAACGTGACTTCGCTGCATCTGGACACCAACACCGACCGCGACACCGCGTTGCAACAGGCGCTGGAAACCGTGGTGAAGAAGGGTTACGCGTCGCACGGCGACATGGTCGTGCTGACCGTCGGCGAGCCGATGGGTCAGGCTGGCGGCACCAATACGCTGAAAATCGTGCGGGTCGGCGAGCCGTATTGA
- a CDS encoding phosphoglycerate kinase has translation MNKVLRLSDLIAEGKLSGKRVFIRADLNVPQDDQGNITEDTRIRASVPAIKAALDAGAAVMVTSHLGRPTEGDFKPEDSLAPVARRLADLLGRDVPLVANWVENGVNVAPGSVVLLENCRVNKGEKKDSDELAQKMAKLCDIYVNDAFGTAHRAEATTHGIAKYAPVACAGPLLAAELEALGKALGAPKRPLVAIVAGSKVSTKLTILKSLADKVDQLIVGGGIANTFMLAAGLKIGKSLAEADLLEEAKAIIESAKARGASVPIPVDVVTAKEFSPTAKAEIKAVADVQDDDMILDIGPETAKTLASQLEKAGTIVWNGPVGVFEFDQFGNGTKTLADAIAKSGAFSIAGGGDTLAAIAKYGIQEKISYISTGGGAFLEFLEGKKLPAVEILESRA, from the coding sequence ATGAACAAGGTATTGCGTCTCTCCGATCTGATCGCCGAAGGCAAGTTGTCCGGCAAACGCGTGTTTATCCGCGCCGATCTGAACGTGCCGCAGGACGATCAAGGCAACATCACCGAAGACACCCGTATCCGCGCCTCCGTGCCGGCTATCAAGGCGGCGCTCGACGCAGGCGCGGCCGTGATGGTCACGTCGCACCTGGGCCGCCCGACCGAGGGCGATTTCAAGCCGGAAGACTCGCTCGCACCGGTCGCCAGGCGCCTCGCCGACCTGCTCGGCCGCGACGTGCCGCTGGTGGCGAACTGGGTCGAAAACGGCGTGAACGTGGCGCCGGGTTCGGTCGTGCTGCTGGAAAACTGCCGCGTCAACAAGGGCGAAAAGAAAGATTCCGACGAGCTCGCGCAGAAAATGGCGAAGCTCTGCGACATCTACGTGAACGACGCGTTCGGCACCGCACACCGCGCCGAAGCCACCACCCACGGCATCGCGAAGTACGCGCCGGTCGCTTGCGCCGGTCCGCTGCTCGCGGCTGAACTCGAAGCGCTCGGCAAGGCGCTCGGCGCGCCGAAGCGTCCGCTGGTGGCGATCGTCGCCGGCTCGAAGGTGTCGACCAAGCTGACCATTCTGAAGTCGCTCGCCGACAAGGTGGATCAGCTGATCGTCGGCGGCGGCATTGCCAATACGTTCATGCTGGCTGCCGGCCTGAAGATCGGCAAGTCGCTGGCCGAAGCCGATCTGCTCGAAGAAGCCAAAGCCATTATCGAATCCGCGAAGGCCCGTGGCGCCTCGGTGCCGATCCCCGTCGACGTGGTCACCGCGAAAGAGTTTTCGCCCACCGCCAAGGCCGAAATCAAGGCAGTCGCCGATGTTCAAGACGACGACATGATCCTCGACATCGGACCGGAAACCGCGAAAACGCTCGCCTCGCAGCTCGAAAAGGCCGGCACGATCGTGTGGAATGGCCCGGTCGGCGTGTTCGAATTCGACCAGTTCGGCAACGGCACGAAGACGCTGGCAGACGCGATCGCCAAGTCGGGCGCGTTCTCGATTGCAGGCGGCGGCGACACGCTCGCGGCCATCGCCAAGTACGGCATCCAGGAAAAAATCAGCTACATCTCGACGGGCGGCGGCGCCTTCCTCGAGTTCCTCGAAGGCAAGAAGTTGCCGGCTGTCGAAATCCTGGAATCGCGGGCTTAA
- a CDS encoding AzlD domain-containing protein — MTSTQIWLAIFGMTFVTALTRAMFLIGGERTVLPGRVQRMLRYAPAAALAAVVLPDVLATPDGLSFAPSNHEFYATLAGLGWFLWRRTMLGTIVTGMVVFTLLRVFM, encoded by the coding sequence ATGACATCCACGCAAATCTGGCTCGCCATTTTCGGCATGACCTTCGTCACCGCTTTGACACGCGCGATGTTTCTAATCGGCGGCGAGCGCACGGTTTTGCCGGGTCGTGTGCAACGGATGTTGCGCTACGCGCCGGCCGCGGCGCTGGCCGCCGTGGTGTTGCCCGACGTGCTGGCGACGCCCGACGGCCTGTCGTTCGCGCCGTCCAATCACGAGTTTTACGCGACGCTGGCTGGTCTCGGCTGGTTTTTGTGGCGGCGCACCATGCTCGGCACGATTGTCACCGGAATGGTCGTGTTCACTCTGTTGCGCGTCTTCATGTAA
- a CDS encoding AzlC family ABC transporter permease, giving the protein MPARLSDLDRRAFRQGARDYAPTLMAIFSWGLVTGIAMSKSVLTLPQSLTMSLLCYAGSSQLAVLPLLAAKLPIWTVLLTAAMVNTRFVIFSVGLAPHFSYLPMWRRIVLGYFNGDVIYLLFQKKSFAPGYVPGKEAYYWGMALSSWLSWQVSSIAGILLASLIPDNWGLALAGTLALLPIMVSAIATRSTLVAVAIAGVVSLLAFDLPYRLALPLAVIAAIVAGSAADLMVERADLRRIRNSAGDSR; this is encoded by the coding sequence ATGCCTGCTCGTCTGTCAGATCTCGATCGCCGTGCCTTCCGTCAGGGCGCGCGCGACTACGCACCCACCCTGATGGCGATTTTCTCGTGGGGGCTGGTCACCGGCATCGCGATGAGCAAGTCGGTGCTGACGCTGCCGCAGTCGCTCACCATGTCGCTGCTGTGCTACGCCGGCTCGTCGCAATTGGCGGTGCTGCCGCTGCTCGCCGCCAAACTGCCGATCTGGACCGTGCTGCTCACAGCGGCCATGGTCAACACGCGTTTCGTCATTTTCAGCGTCGGCCTCGCGCCGCATTTCTCCTATCTGCCGATGTGGCGGCGCATCGTGCTCGGCTATTTCAACGGCGACGTCATCTATCTGCTGTTCCAGAAGAAGAGCTTCGCGCCGGGTTACGTGCCGGGTAAGGAGGCTTACTACTGGGGCATGGCGCTGTCGAGCTGGCTGTCGTGGCAGGTGTCGTCGATTGCGGGCATCCTGCTCGCGAGCCTGATCCCCGATAACTGGGGGCTGGCGCTGGCGGGCACGCTGGCCTTGCTGCCCATCATGGTCTCGGCGATCGCGACGCGTTCCACGCTGGTGGCGGTCGCGATTGCGGGCGTCGTCTCGCTGCTCGCTTTCGACCTGCCGTACCGGCTCGCGCTGCCGCTTGCGGTGATTGCGGCGATCGTGGCCGGCAGCGCCGCCGACCTGATGGTCGAGCGCGCCGATCTGCGCCGCATCCGCAACAGCGCCGGAGATTCCCGATGA
- a CDS encoding branched-chain amino acid transaminase, with product MSMADRDGKIWMDGKLIDWRDAKVHVLTHTLHYGMGVFEGVRAYKTADGGTAIFRLQEHTKRLLNSAKIFQMDVPFDHETLAAAQCEVVRENKLESCYLRPIIWVGSEKLGVSAKGNTIHVAIAAWPWGAYLGEDGIAKGIRVKTSSFTRHHVNVSMVRAKASGWYVNSILANQEAIADGYDEALLLDVDGYVSEGSGENFFLVNNGKLYTPDLSSCLDGITRDTVITLARDAGIQVIEKRITRDEVYTCDEAFFTGTAAEVTPIRELDNRTIGSGSRGPITEKLQSGFFDIVNGKSDKYAHWLTKI from the coding sequence ATGTCAATGGCCGACCGCGACGGCAAGATCTGGATGGATGGCAAGCTCATCGACTGGCGCGATGCCAAGGTCCACGTGCTTACCCACACGCTGCACTACGGCATGGGCGTCTTTGAGGGCGTGCGCGCCTACAAGACGGCCGACGGCGGCACCGCGATCTTCCGTCTGCAGGAGCACACCAAGCGTCTGCTGAACTCGGCCAAGATTTTCCAGATGGACGTGCCGTTCGACCACGAAACGCTCGCCGCCGCGCAGTGCGAAGTGGTCCGCGAAAACAAGCTCGAATCGTGCTATCTGCGTCCGATCATCTGGGTCGGCTCGGAAAAGCTCGGCGTGTCGGCCAAAGGCAACACCATTCACGTGGCAATCGCCGCGTGGCCGTGGGGCGCTTACCTCGGTGAAGACGGCATCGCGAAGGGCATCCGCGTGAAGACGTCGTCGTTCACGCGCCATCACGTGAACGTGTCGATGGTCCGCGCGAAGGCGTCGGGCTGGTACGTGAACTCGATCCTCGCCAACCAGGAAGCCATCGCCGACGGCTACGACGAAGCGCTGCTGCTCGACGTCGACGGCTACGTGTCGGAAGGTTCGGGCGAGAACTTCTTCCTCGTGAATAACGGCAAGCTGTACACGCCCGACCTGTCGTCGTGCCTCGACGGCATCACGCGCGACACGGTCATCACGCTGGCGCGCGACGCGGGCATCCAGGTCATCGAAAAACGCATCACGCGCGACGAGGTCTATACCTGCGACGAAGCGTTCTTCACCGGCACTGCCGCCGAAGTCACGCCGATCCGCGAACTCGACAACCGTACTATCGGCTCGGGCTCGCGCGGTCCGATCACCGAGAAGCTGCAGTCGGGCTTCTTCGACATCGTGAACGGCAAGAGCGACAAGTACGCGCACTGGCTCACCAAGATCTAA
- a CDS encoding zinc-finger domain-containing protein, with amino-acid sequence MSEIKEMPLVELSAKDLPAYCPNPNMPRWSAHPRVFIDVTHGEAKCPYCSTRYKLRDGEVVRGH; translated from the coding sequence ATGAGCGAAATCAAGGAAATGCCGCTGGTCGAACTGTCGGCAAAAGACCTTCCGGCCTACTGCCCGAACCCGAACATGCCGCGTTGGAGCGCACATCCGCGCGTCTTTATCGACGTCACGCACGGCGAAGCGAAGTGCCCGTATTGCAGCACGCGGTACAAACTGCGCGACGGCGAAGTGGTCCGGGGTCACTGA